The following DNA comes from Azospirillum sp. TSA2s.
CTGGCACACAGTTTGCGATCCACTCCCCCAAGCGAAGTCATCCATCCCCTTGGGAGCCAGTCTCATGCGCGTGATCGTTCTGGGCAGCGGCGTCATCGGTGTCACCACCGCCTATTATCTGGCGCGCGCCGGGCATGAGGTGACCGTCATCGACCGTCAGGCCGGTCCGGCGCTGGAGACCAGCTATGCCAACGCGGGCGAGGTGTCGCCGGGCTATTCCGCTCCCTGGGCGGCGCCGGGGCTGATGCTGAAGGCCGCCAAGTGGATGATGATGAAGCATTCGCCGCTGGTGATCCGGCCGAAGCTGGATCCGGCGATGTGGTCCTGGTGCCTGAAGCTGCTGGCCAACGCCAACGAGGCGAGCTACCAGCTGAACAAGAGCCGCATGGTCCGCGTCGCCGAATACAGCCGCGACTGCCTGAAGGCTCTGCGCGCCGAAACCGGCATCACCTATGACGAGCGCACCCAGGGCACTCTGCAGGTCTTCCGCACCCAGAAGCAGATGGACGCCGCCGGCTACGACATGGCGGTGCTGGAGCGCTATGGCGTTCCCTACAGCCTGTTCGACCGCGACGGCCTGACTTCGGTCGAGCCTGCTCTGGCCCATGTGAAGGACAAGCTGGTCGGCGCGCTGCACCTGCCGGGCGACGAGACCGGCGACTGCTTCCAGTTCACCAGCAAGCTGGCCGCCTATGCCGCCAAGCGCGGGGTGGAGTTCCGTTACGGCGTCTCCATCCGCGGCCTGGAGAGCGACGGCCGCAAGATCACCGGCGTGCTGAC
Coding sequences within:
- a CDS encoding D-amino acid dehydrogenase, whose product is MRVIVLGSGVIGVTTAYYLARAGHEVTVIDRQAGPALETSYANAGEVSPGYSAPWAAPGLMLKAAKWMMMKHSPLVIRPKLDPAMWSWCLKLLANANEASYQLNKSRMVRVAEYSRDCLKALRAETGITYDERTQGTLQVFRTQKQMDAAGYDMAVLERYGVPYSLFDRDGLTSVEPALAHVKDKLVGALHLPGDETGDCFQFTSKLAAYAAKRGVEFRYGVSIRGLESDGRKITGVLTDQGTLTADSYIVAMGSYSPKLVKPLGIDLPVYPVKGYSLTLPITDAAHAPESTVMDETHKIAVTRLGDRIRVGGTAELSGFDLTLRESRRGPLDHVVSDLFPNGGDLSKAEFWTGLRPNTPDGTPILGPTHIRNLYLNTGHGTLGWTMSAGSARVLADVVSGRRTEIDMDGLSVERYGRKPSVAVSRPATVRPA